A portion of the Cervus elaphus chromosome X, mCerEla1.1, whole genome shotgun sequence genome contains these proteins:
- the LOC122690059 gene encoding LOW QUALITY PROTEIN: histone-lysine N-methyltransferase NSD2-like (The sequence of the model RefSeq protein was modified relative to this genomic sequence to represent the inferred CDS: inserted 3 bases in 2 codons) produces MNGKPLFESSICGDGAAAMSHSESDGQTPEHKARRSCKRSAQCSSLLEHGXEAALVPRVSSPTDKKIPAKRESCPNRSRDKDQLLKYNVGDLVWSKVSGYPWWPCMVSADPLLHSYTKLKGQKKSARQYHVQFFGDAPERAWIFEKSLVAFEGEGQFEKLCQESAKQAPTKAEKIKLLKPISGKLRAQWEMGLVQAEAAARMAVXAKFTFLYVGDQLRLNPHVAKEVGVAVESLGEAAEPSGAGEEAADSPKSSGEEGAPVKRRRRAKLSGSAENLPGNPGPGRATPQKTAEADSRRGVGFPAPLPGRKKATAPTPRSRRGDAAFQFLVAEHPDASAEEIEELLASQWNMLNEKQKARYHTKFALVAPPQSEEDSGNLNGKKRNHTKRTQDLSKDTDVEEAPRKRLRTDRHGLRKREMITDKTARTNSCKPLEAASSLKSQAAMKHLSDACKPLKKRHRAPAATATTLTFSKSSSPSASLTENEVSDGPRDEPPESPDESTDETQTEVSVSSKRSERGATARKEHVCQLCEEPGSLVLCEGPCCGAFHLACLGLSRRPEGRLLCGECTSGIHSCFVCKESKSDVKRCVVSQCGKFYHEACVRRFPLTVFESRGFRCPLHSCLSCHASNPSNPRPSKGKMLRCVRCPVAYHGGDACLAAGCSVIASNSIICTNHFTARKDKRHHAHVNVSWCFVCSKGGSLLCCEACPAAFHPDCLSIEMPDGSWFCNDCRAGKKLHFQDIIWVKLGNYRWWPAEVCHPKNVPPNIQKMKHEVGEFPVFFFGSKDYYWTHQARVFLYMEGDRGSRYQGVRGIGRVFKNALQEAEARFREIKLQREARETQESERRPPPYKHIKVNKPYGKVQVHTADISEIPKCNCKPTDENPCGSDSQCLNRMLMFECHPQVCPAGEFCQNQCFTKRQYPETKIIKTDGKGWGLVAMRDIRKGEFVNEYVGELIDEEECMARIKRAHENDITHFYMLTIGKDRIIDAGPQGNYSRFMNHSCQPNCEALKWTVNGDTRVGLFAVCDIPAGTELTFNYNLDCLGNEKTVCLCGASNCSGFLGDRPKTSAPLSSEEKGKKNKKKARRRRMKGEGKKPSEDECFRCGDGGQLVLCDRKCCTKAYHLPCLGLGKRPFGKWECPWHYCDVCGKPSTAFCHFCPNSFCKEHQDAAAFSSTQDGRSYCSEHDFRAEPARSAKTEQPCAGPGKAKGRRRRRRCWRRVTEGK; encoded by the exons ATGAATGGGAAACCTCTCTTTGAGTCCTCCATATGTGGCGACGGTGCGGCCGCCATGTCCCATTCGGAATCAGACGGACAGACACCAGAGCACAAGGCCCGGAGGAGCTGCAAGAGAAGCGCGCAGTGCAGCTCTTTGCTGGAGCACG TGGAGGCCGCCCTGGTGCCCAGGGTCTCCAGCCCCACGGACAAAAAGATTCCCGCTAAGAGAGAATCCTGTCCGAATAGGAGCAGAGACAAAGACCAGCTGCTGAAGTACAATGTCGGGGACCTGGTGTGGTCCAAGGTGTCCGGTTACCCCTGGTGGCCATGCATGGTCTCTGCCGACCCGCTCCTGCACAGTTACACCAAGCTGAAAGGTCAGAAAAAGAGTGCACGCCAGTATCACGTACAGTTCTTTGGTGATGCCCCAGAAAGAGCTTGGATATTTGAGAAGAGCCTTGTAGCTTTTGAAGGAGAAGGACAGTTTGAAAAATTATGCCAGGAAAGTGCCAAGCAGGCACCCACGAAAGCTGAGAAAATTAAACTGTTGAAGCCCATTTCAGGGAAGTTGAGGGCCCAGTGGGAAATGGGCCTCGTTCAGGCTGAGGCCGCCGCGCGCATGGCGGT AGCCAAGTTCACCTTCCTCTACGTGGGGGACCAGCTCCGCCTCAACCCCCACGTGGCCAAGGAGGTGGGCGTGGCTGTGGAGTCACTGGGAGAAGCGGCAGAGCCCTCAGGAGCTGGGGAAGAAGCTGCAGACAGCCCTAAGTCCTCGGGGGAGGAGGGCGCACCCGTCAAGAGGAGACGGAGGGCCAAGCTGTCCGGCTCCGCCGAGAACCTCCCTGGCAACCCAGGGCCGGGGCGGGCCACGCCGCAGAAGACTGCCGAGGCCGACTCCAGGAGGGGCGTGGGgttccccgcccccctccccggcaGGAAGAAGGCCACGGCCCCCACCCCGAGGAGCAGGAGGGGCGACGCGGCGTTCCAGTTCCTGGTTGCCGAGCACCCGGATGCATCTGCCGAGGAGATCGAAGAGCTGCTCGCGTCGCAGTGGAACATGCTCAATGAGAAGCAGAAGGCGCGCTATCACACCAAGTTTGCGCTCGTGGCTCCACCCCAGTCCGAAGAAGACTCTGGTAacttaaatgggaagaaaagaaaccaCACAAAGAGGACCCAGGACCTGAGCAAAGACACTGACGTTGAGGAGGCCCCCAGGAAGAGGTTGAGGACCGACAGGCACGGCCTGCGGAAGAGAGAGATGATCACTGACAAAACAGCCCGCACGAACTCTTGCAAGCCCCTTGAGGCAGCGTCCTCGCTGAAGAGCCAGGCAGCCATGAAACACCTGTCTGATGCCTGCAAGCCCCTGAAGAAGCGCCACCGGGCCCCCGCAGCAACCGCCACCACCCTCACCTTTAGCAAAAGCTCGTCTCCTTCCGCGTCCTTAACTGAGAACGAGGTCTCGGACGGCCCCAGAGACGAGCCCCCGGAGTCCCCAGACGAGAGCACGGACGAAACCCAGACCGAGGTGTCCGTCTCTTCTAAGAGGTCGGAGCGGGGAGCCACAGCCAGGAAGGAGCACGTGTGCCAGCTGTGCGAGGAGCCGGGCAGCCTGGTGCTGTGCGAGGGTCCCTGCTGCGGCGCCTTCCACCTGGCCTGCCTGGGCCTCTCCCGCAGGCCGGAGGGGCGCCTCCTCTGTGGCGAGTGCACCTCAGGGATCCACTCGTGCTTTGTGTGTAAGGAGAGCAAGAGCGACGTCAAGCGCTGCGTGGTGTCGCAGTGCGGGAAGTTCTACCACGAGGCCTGCGTGCGCAGGTTCCCCCTGACGGTGTTCGAGAGCCGGGGTTTCCGATGCCCGCTTCACAGCTGCCTGAGTTGCCACGCCTCCAACCCCTCGAACCCAAGGCCATCGAAAGGTAAGATGCTACGGTGTGTCCGGTGCCCTGTCGCCTACCACGGAGGGGATGCGTGTCTGGCCGCGGGCTGCTCGGTGATTGCGTCCAACAGCATCATCTGCACGAACCACTTCACTGCCCGGAAGGACAAGAGGCACCACGCGCACGTCAACGTGAGCTGGTGCTTCGTGTGCTCCAAAGGGGGGAGCCTGCTGTGCTGCGAGGCCTGCCCGGCGGCCTTCCACCCCGACTGCCTGAGCATCGAGATGCCTGACGGCAGCTGGTTCTGCAACGACTGCAGGGCCGGGAAGAAGCTGCACTTCCAGGACATCATCTGGGTGAAGCTCGGGAACTACAGATGGTGGCCGGCAGAAGTTTGCCATCCCAAAAATGTCCCcccaaatattcagaaaatgaagcaCGAGGTTGGAGAATTCCCTGTGTTTTTCTTTGGGTCTAAAGATTATTACTGGACGCATCAGGCGCGAGTGTTCCTGTACATGGAGGGGGACCGGGGCAGCCGCTACCAGGGGGTCAGAGGGATCGGAAGAGTCTTCAAAAACGCACTGCAAGAAGCCGAAGCCCGTTTCCGTGAAATCAAACTTCAAAGGGAAGCCCGAGAAACGCAGGAGAGCGAACGCAGGCCCCCGCCCTACAAGCACATTAAGGTGAACAAGCCCTATGGCAAGGTGCAGGTCCACACGGCGGACATCTCCGAGATCCCCAAGTGCAACTGCAAGCCCACCGACGAGAACCCGTGTGGCTCCGACTCGCAGTGCCTGAACCGCATGCTCATGTTCGAGTGCCACCCGCAGGTGTGCCCCGCAGGCGAGTTCTGCCAGAACCAGTGCTTCACCAAGCGCCAGTACCCCGAGACCAAGATCATCAAGACGGACGGCAAGGGCTGGGGCCTGGTGGCCATGAGGGACATCAGAAAGGGGGAGTTTGTGAACGAGTATGTGGGCGAGCTGATTGACgaggaggagtgcatggcaagaATCAAGCGTGCGCACGAGAATGACATCACCCACTTCTACATGCTCACCATAGGCAAGGACCGCATCATCGATGCCGGCCCCCAGGGGAACTACTCCCGGTTCATGAACCACAGCTGCCAGCCCAACTGCGAGGCCCTCAAGTGGACGGTGAACGGGGACACGCGTGTGGGCCTGTTCGCCGTGTGCGATATTCCCGCAGGGACAGAGTTGACCTTCAACTACAACCTTGACTGTCTGGGCAACGAGAAGACCGTGTGTCTCTGCGGAGCCTCCAACTGCAGCGGCTTCCTTGGTGACAGGCCGAAGACGTCGGCACCCTTGTCCTCGGAGGAGAAGGGCAAGAAGAACAAGAAGAAGGCCCGGAGGCGCCGCATGAAGGGCGAAGGGAAGAAGCCTTCGGAGGACGAGTGCTTCCGCTGCGGCGATGGCGGCCAGCTGGTGCTCTGCGACCGCAAGTGCTGCACCAAGGCCTaccacctgccctgcctgggCCTGGGCAAGCGGCCCTTCGGGAAGTGGGAGTGCCCTTGGCACTACTGTGACGTGTGTGGCAAACCCTCCACTGCCTTCTGCCACTTCTGCCCCAACTCCTTCTGCAAGGAGCACCAGGACGCGGCAGCCTTCAGCTCCACGCAGGATGGGCGGTCCTACTGCAGCGAGCACGACTTCCGGGCGGAACCAGCTCGGAGCGCCAAGACCGAGCAGCCCTGCGCGGGGCCCGGCAAGGCcaaggggcggcggcggcggcggcggtgttGGCGCAGGGTCACGGAAGGCAAATAG